In Phenylobacterium zucineum HLK1, one DNA window encodes the following:
- the exbB gene encoding tonB-system energizer ExbB — MLDNKLKTPFLALVGAVALMASAPAFAQEAAAPAAPAAADAAAAPADAAAAPAADAAAPAAGESAEPPTMKHAGKLNVGTMFMDADPVVKVIMIGLALASVFTWTILLTKILEFRSLNRVTDSFLENFRGAKSINDMNRIAMSEEFDGNPLADMAAAAAQEVELSRQAGLSITGDHRETTLMRAQAAVGAVQASLGRRLSGGMQFLASVGSNGPFIGLFGTVYGIMNSFIGIANTNTTNLAVVAPGIAEALLATGLGLFAAIPSVIFYNYFQTRISAYGARTEGFVAELMNAISRQLDKGA; from the coding sequence ATGCTCGACAACAAACTGAAGACTCCCTTCCTCGCTCTCGTCGGCGCCGTTGCGCTGATGGCGAGCGCGCCGGCGTTCGCTCAGGAGGCTGCGGCCCCCGCTGCGCCCGCCGCTGCCGACGCTGCTGCGGCTCCGGCCGACGCTGCCGCGGCTCCCGCCGCTGACGCCGCCGCTCCGGCCGCTGGCGAAAGCGCTGAACCGCCGACCATGAAGCACGCCGGCAAGCTGAACGTCGGCACGATGTTCATGGACGCCGACCCGGTCGTTAAGGTCATCATGATCGGCCTGGCCCTGGCCTCGGTGTTCACCTGGACCATCCTGCTGACGAAGATCCTCGAGTTCCGCTCGCTGAATCGCGTCACCGACAGCTTCCTCGAGAACTTCCGCGGCGCGAAGTCGATCAACGACATGAACCGCATCGCGATGTCGGAAGAGTTCGACGGCAACCCGCTGGCCGACATGGCCGCCGCGGCCGCCCAGGAAGTCGAGCTGAGCCGTCAGGCCGGCCTGTCGATCACCGGCGACCACCGCGAAACCACCCTGATGCGCGCTCAGGCCGCTGTCGGCGCGGTTCAGGCCTCGCTCGGCCGTCGCCTCTCGGGCGGCATGCAGTTCCTGGCCTCGGTCGGCTCCAACGGTCCGTTCATCGGTCTGTTCGGCACCGTCTACGGGATCATGAACTCGTTCATCGGCATCGCGAACACCAACACGACCAACCTGGCCGTCGTGGCGCCCGGCATCGCCGAGGCTCTGCTGGCCACCGGTCTGGGCCTCTTCGCCGCCATCCCGTCGGTTATCTTCTACAACTACTTCCAGACCCGCATCTCGGCCTACGGCGCCCGCACCGAGGGTTTCGTCGCCGAACTGATGAACGCGATCTCGCGCCAGCTCGACAAGGGAGCCTAA
- a CDS encoding ribonuclease E/G, whose protein sequence is MSTRVAYLDRGVGETRGVVTLDGRPERLVIRRDGDDGRLLLGARLAARVETVEPALATAFLDLGAGASAILPFKPDARPARGGFVEIEIRSEPRRGKLAIARLIGPAEGPARLLQPAPEPAQYLRAHARDAELVEGREARDMADEAEAQALEVLHPLPGGGALAIEPTRALTAIDVDLGERKGADAKRVTRQANLAALAEAARLLRLKGLGGIVVIDLVGRGHDGNALMTAARAAFGPDNPGVAIGPVGRFGTMEISLPRRQRPTAELLCRDDGALSDRTLAQRLIRELQREGEADRGGRFTGLCSPDVAAGAQPLLVRLAEAMGARFSIAAEAGRPRDRFEVRRA, encoded by the coding sequence ATGAGCACGCGTGTCGCCTATCTCGATCGCGGCGTCGGGGAGACCCGGGGCGTGGTGACGCTGGACGGGCGTCCCGAACGCCTGGTGATCCGGCGTGACGGCGACGACGGCCGCCTGCTGCTGGGCGCTCGCCTCGCCGCCCGGGTGGAGACCGTCGAGCCTGCGCTCGCCACCGCCTTTCTCGACCTCGGCGCCGGCGCCTCGGCCATCCTGCCTTTCAAGCCAGACGCGCGGCCGGCGCGGGGCGGGTTCGTGGAGATCGAGATCCGCAGCGAGCCGCGTCGCGGCAAGCTGGCCATCGCGCGCCTGATCGGACCGGCCGAGGGGCCGGCGCGGCTGCTGCAGCCGGCGCCCGAGCCGGCGCAGTATCTTCGCGCGCATGCGCGCGACGCCGAACTCGTCGAGGGACGTGAGGCGCGTGACATGGCCGACGAGGCCGAGGCCCAGGCGCTTGAGGTGCTGCATCCGCTGCCGGGCGGCGGCGCGCTGGCCATCGAGCCGACCCGCGCCCTCACGGCGATCGACGTGGACCTGGGCGAGCGCAAGGGCGCCGACGCCAAACGGGTGACGCGCCAGGCGAACCTCGCCGCCCTGGCCGAGGCCGCCCGGCTGCTGCGGCTGAAGGGGCTGGGCGGGATCGTGGTGATCGATCTGGTCGGGCGCGGCCACGACGGAAATGCGCTGATGACAGCTGCCCGTGCGGCCTTTGGACCGGACAATCCCGGCGTCGCCATCGGTCCGGTCGGCCGGTTCGGCACGATGGAGATATCGCTTCCGCGCCGGCAACGGCCGACCGCCGAACTGCTCTGCCGCGACGACGGCGCGCTCTCGGACCGGACGCTGGCCCAGCGGCTGATCCGCGAGCTGCAGCGGGAAGGGGAGGCGGACCGCGGCGGACGCTTCACCGGGCTCTGCTCGCCGGACGTGGCCGCCGGCGCCCAGCCGCTGCTGGTCCGTCTGGCGGAGGCGATGGGTGCGCGGTTCTCGATCGCCGCCGAAGCGGGCAGGCCTCGCGACAGGTTCGAGGTGCGGCGGGCATGA
- a CDS encoding LytTR family DNA-binding domain-containing protein: MAAAAAIALTVAVFNTLNVLDERERIGRPIPAWEPAVWEGTSVVVLLALLPAVLWVTRRAWPLTAPPLRWLGIHAATLLAMSLLHVLGMGALRGVIYRGLGDAYDPLLPLRDWPYELRQDLPVYAVLVALYVGWTALGQRKEAGRAPPEVLEVRDGARRRFVALSDVLWVEAAGNYVELNRQAGPVLHRASLTQLERQLADAGFVRIHRSRLVRRDAVAEIASKPSGDFTVRLADGRELAGSRRYRRPLLDR, translated from the coding sequence ATGGCCGCTGCGGCGGCGATCGCCCTGACCGTGGCGGTCTTCAACACGCTCAACGTCCTGGACGAACGCGAGCGGATCGGCCGCCCGATCCCGGCCTGGGAGCCGGCGGTCTGGGAGGGCACGAGCGTCGTCGTGCTCCTGGCCCTGCTGCCGGCGGTGCTCTGGGTGACCCGGCGGGCCTGGCCGCTGACGGCGCCTCCGCTGCGGTGGCTGGGGATCCATGCGGCGACGCTGCTGGCGATGTCGCTGCTGCACGTGCTGGGGATGGGCGCGCTGCGGGGCGTGATCTACCGGGGGTTGGGCGACGCCTACGACCCGCTGCTGCCGCTCCGCGACTGGCCCTACGAGCTGCGCCAGGACCTGCCGGTCTACGCGGTGCTGGTCGCGCTCTATGTCGGTTGGACGGCGCTGGGGCAGCGGAAGGAGGCGGGGCGCGCGCCACCGGAAGTGCTGGAGGTCCGCGACGGCGCCCGCCGGCGCTTCGTCGCGCTGTCAGACGTTCTCTGGGTCGAGGCGGCCGGCAACTACGTCGAGCTGAACCGCCAGGCCGGGCCGGTGCTGCACCGCGCCTCGCTGACCCAGCTGGAGCGCCAGCTCGCGGACGCGGGCTTCGTCCGGATCCACCGCTCACGGCTCGTGCGCCGCGACGCCGTGGCGGAGATCGCCTCCAAGCCCTCGGGCGACTTCACCGTCCGGCTGGCCGACGGCCGGGAGCTCGCGGGCTCGCGGCGCTACCGCCGTCCGTTGCTCGATCGTTGA
- a CDS encoding biopolymer transporter ExbD, with translation MAAKLSSSGGADRYQEDQNADINVTPFVDVMLVLLIIFMVAAPMAAVTVKVALPPAVAPPGVNPPKPVYISIQSNGSIFIQDFRTDLSTLGDDLRQQLGGTRNPTKERIFIRADKDVMYGDFMGVMNMLQDNGFYSVALVGEEQ, from the coding sequence ATGGCCGCCAAACTCTCGAGTTCCGGGGGGGCGGACCGCTATCAGGAAGATCAGAACGCCGACATCAATGTCACGCCTTTCGTGGACGTGATGCTGGTTCTTCTGATCATCTTCATGGTGGCCGCGCCCATGGCGGCCGTGACGGTCAAGGTGGCCTTGCCGCCCGCCGTCGCACCGCCGGGCGTGAATCCGCCGAAGCCGGTCTACATCTCGATCCAGTCGAACGGCAGCATCTTCATCCAGGACTTCAGGACCGACCTGTCGACCCTGGGCGATGATCTCCGTCAGCAGCTGGGCGGGACGCGGAACCCGACCAAGGAACGCATCTTCATCCGGGCCGACAAGGACGTGATGTACGGTGACTTCATGGGCGTGATGAACATGCTGCAGGACAACGGGTTCTACAGCGTGGCTCTCGTCGGTGAAGAGCAGTAG
- a CDS encoding DNA gyrase inhibitor YacG, giving the protein MSKAGCPICGKPTDPAYRPFCSRRCADVDLQRWLAGVYAVPAEEDESARDKDRADD; this is encoded by the coding sequence ATGAGCAAGGCGGGATGCCCCATCTGCGGCAAGCCGACGGACCCGGCGTATCGCCCGTTCTGTTCGCGGCGGTGCGCCGACGTCGATCTCCAGCGCTGGTTGGCCGGCGTGTACGCCGTTCCTGCGGAGGAAGACGAGAGCGCCCGGGACAAGGACCGGGCTGACGACTAG
- a CDS encoding UPF0262 family protein produces the protein MADDARQKHRLQSVELDEESLAAVSRDQEQERQIAIFDLLEDNYFAPEGAEHGPYDLRMGLVENRLVLDVRGPGYERRHILSLSPFRGLIRDYFMICESYYQAIRNSTPAQIEALDMGRRGLHNEASELLQTRLKGKIETDLDTARRLFTLICALHWRG, from the coding sequence ATGGCCGACGACGCGCGACAGAAACACCGATTGCAGAGTGTCGAGCTCGACGAGGAGTCGCTCGCTGCGGTCTCGCGCGACCAGGAGCAGGAGCGCCAGATCGCGATCTTCGACCTACTGGAGGACAACTACTTCGCGCCCGAGGGCGCGGAGCACGGTCCGTACGACCTGCGCATGGGGCTGGTGGAGAACCGGCTGGTGCTGGACGTCAGGGGCCCCGGCTACGAGCGGCGGCACATCCTGTCGCTGTCGCCGTTCCGCGGGCTGATCCGCGACTACTTCATGATCTGCGAGAGCTACTACCAGGCGATCCGCAACTCTACGCCCGCGCAGATCGAGGCCTTGGACATGGGCCGGCGGGGTCTCCACAACGAGGCCTCGGAACTGCTGCAGACCCGGCTCAAGGGCAAGATCGAGACCGATCTCGACACGGCGCGGCGGCTGTTCACGCTGATCTGCGCGCTGCATTGGCGGGGTTGA
- a CDS encoding arsenate-mycothiol transferase ArsC, with product MTSDPEARLPDAVLFACNLNRVRSPMAEALLKRLLGDRVFVDSCGLRPPGNEDDGGVDPLAAEVMREVGLDLAEHRAKTFDELDDDSFDLVISLTPEAQHRAVEMARGRASEIEYWPTFDPTLAEGSRESRLEAYRQVRDALAARIAERFRR from the coding sequence ATGACGTCCGATCCGGAGGCGCGGCTGCCCGATGCGGTCCTCTTCGCCTGCAATCTCAATCGGGTCCGTTCGCCCATGGCCGAGGCGCTGCTCAAGCGCCTGCTGGGCGACAGGGTCTTCGTCGACAGCTGCGGGCTGAGGCCCCCCGGGAACGAGGACGACGGCGGGGTCGATCCCCTGGCGGCCGAGGTGATGCGCGAGGTGGGCCTGGACCTGGCGGAGCATCGCGCCAAGACCTTCGACGAGCTCGACGACGACTCGTTCGATCTCGTCATCTCCCTGACGCCGGAGGCGCAACACCGGGCGGTCGAGATGGCGCGGGGGCGGGCCTCCGAGATCGAGTACTGGCCCACGTTCGACCCCACCCTGGCCGAGGGCTCCCGCGAGAGCCGGCTGGAGGCCTATCGCCAGGTCCGGGATGCGCTGGCCGCGCGAATCGCCGAGCGGTTCCGGCGTTGA
- a CDS encoding Maf family protein, with product MPPTPQRLVLASASPRRLDLLRQIGVEPDAIDAAELDESPRPKELPRHLAARLAAEKAARVAARHPGAHVLAADTVVAVGRRVLPKVEDEAEEAECLALLSGRAHRVLTGIAVAAPDGRAVSRLVESRVRFKRLSPAEIAAYIRSGEGLGKAGGYAIQGRAGAYVIDLQGSYSGVVGLPLYETANLLTGLGYKLP from the coding sequence TTGCCGCCGACGCCGCAGCGCCTCGTCCTGGCTTCCGCAAGCCCTAGGCGGCTTGATCTCCTGCGCCAGATCGGCGTGGAGCCAGACGCCATAGACGCCGCCGAGCTGGACGAATCCCCCCGACCCAAGGAACTCCCGCGCCATCTCGCTGCGCGGCTCGCGGCCGAGAAGGCTGCGCGCGTGGCCGCCCGGCATCCGGGCGCCCATGTCCTGGCCGCCGACACGGTCGTGGCGGTCGGCCGCCGCGTGTTGCCCAAGGTGGAAGACGAAGCCGAAGAGGCCGAGTGCCTTGCGCTGCTGTCCGGGCGCGCGCACCGGGTGCTCACCGGTATCGCCGTGGCGGCCCCCGACGGACGGGCCGTGAGCCGGCTGGTGGAGAGCCGTGTCCGTTTCAAGCGACTCTCGCCGGCCGAGATCGCCGCCTACATCCGGTCGGGCGAGGGGCTCGGCAAGGCGGGCGGCTACGCGATCCAGGGCCGGGCGGGCGCCTACGTCATCGACCTGCAGGGATCCTATTCGGGGGTGGTCGGCCTGCCGCTCTACGAGACCGCGAACCTTCTGACCGGCCTCGGATACAAGCTGCCATGA
- a CDS encoding acyltransferase family protein, with protein MASSDARRHDLDALRVGAFLLLILYHLGMFYVPWGWHVKSAHIIPELEPLMGLLNPWRLSLLFVISGAATRFMMEKVSPGPLARQRSQRLLVPLLFGMLVVVAPQSWAEVVEKNGYAGGFLDFWPRYLSFDQSFGIILPTYNHLWFVAYLWLYTMAALAAAPLLGLADRWAGRFLTGPGLFVLPALAFGLFRATAGRAWGETHIIWADGYAHLQYGASFIIGLLLARQDRAWDLLQRVRARTALAAAAFAATGIALALLWNVENLPGWPGAAFAFLREAYAWAVMCALFGYARRYIRRGSPLLTTLNEAVFPFYIVHQTAIVLAGHLLTPRGLPAAAEAAAILAATVASCVGTYALARAVPALRLPLGLKPLPRAPRTAPAAAE; from the coding sequence ATGGCCTCATCCGACGCCCGTCGCCACGACCTCGACGCCCTGCGGGTCGGCGCATTCCTGCTGCTGATTCTCTACCACCTCGGCATGTTCTACGTGCCCTGGGGCTGGCACGTGAAGAGCGCCCACATAATCCCCGAGCTCGAGCCGCTGATGGGCCTGCTCAATCCGTGGCGGCTCAGCCTGCTGTTCGTGATCTCGGGCGCGGCGACCCGCTTCATGATGGAGAAGGTTTCGCCCGGCCCGTTGGCGCGCCAGCGCTCGCAGCGGCTGCTCGTCCCCCTGCTGTTCGGAATGCTGGTGGTGGTGGCGCCGCAGAGCTGGGCCGAGGTGGTCGAGAAGAACGGCTATGCCGGCGGCTTCCTCGATTTCTGGCCACGCTACCTCTCGTTCGACCAGAGCTTCGGCATCATCCTGCCGACCTACAATCACCTCTGGTTCGTGGCCTACCTGTGGCTCTACACCATGGCCGCGCTGGCGGCGGCGCCTCTGCTCGGGCTGGCGGACCGCTGGGCCGGACGGTTCCTGACGGGCCCCGGACTGTTCGTGCTGCCTGCGCTCGCCTTCGGCCTTTTCCGCGCGACGGCCGGCCGGGCGTGGGGCGAGACCCACATCATCTGGGCCGACGGCTACGCCCACCTGCAGTACGGCGCCTCCTTCATCATCGGCCTGCTCCTCGCGCGGCAGGATCGCGCGTGGGATCTGCTGCAGCGGGTCCGCGCGCGGACGGCGCTTGCCGCAGCCGCCTTCGCCGCGACCGGCATCGCCCTTGCCCTGCTCTGGAACGTCGAGAACCTGCCCGGCTGGCCGGGCGCGGCCTTCGCCTTCCTGCGGGAGGCCTACGCCTGGGCCGTCATGTGCGCGCTGTTCGGCTACGCCCGCCGCTACATCCGTCGCGGCTCGCCGCTGCTCACCACCCTGAACGAGGCGGTGTTCCCCTTCTACATCGTCCACCAGACGGCGATCGTGCTGGCCGGACACCTGCTGACGCCCCGGGGCCTCCCGGCGGCGGCTGAAGCGGCTGCGATCCTGGCGGCCACGGTGGCGAGCTGTGTGGGGACCTACGCCCTCGCGCGCGCCGTCCCGGCGCTACGGCTTCCGCTGGGGCTCAAGCCCCTGCCCCGCGCGCCACGAACCGCCCCGGCGGCCGCGGAATAG
- a CDS encoding energy transducer TonB: protein MAETSPNEAVHVRHNPFDDPKPKRSKGITVAIALSIAVHAALGVYLWKTRFEPKYKEYSDEVTDVAIIKPVPPPPPPPPPPPPPNTPPPPPPKLQPRPPVAVPDVPSIPPLPVPPVERRIETPEPPRAPPPEPPRPSVITNPDWQRRPSGEDLARYYPDRAMRMEVEGSATISCRVTARGTLEGCSVTAESPADMGFGDAAMRMSRLFKMRPQTKDGQPVDGGTVRIPIRFTLPRG, encoded by the coding sequence ATGGCTGAGACATCACCGAACGAAGCCGTCCACGTCCGGCACAACCCGTTCGACGACCCCAAGCCCAAGCGCAGCAAGGGCATCACGGTCGCCATCGCGTTGTCGATCGCGGTTCACGCGGCGCTCGGCGTCTACCTCTGGAAGACGCGCTTCGAGCCCAAGTACAAGGAGTACTCGGACGAGGTGACGGACGTGGCTATCATCAAGCCCGTTCCGCCGCCGCCGCCGCCGCCTCCGCCGCCGCCGCCGCCGAACACGCCGCCGCCGCCGCCGCCGAAGCTGCAGCCCAGGCCGCCGGTCGCGGTGCCGGACGTCCCGAGCATCCCGCCTCTGCCGGTTCCGCCGGTCGAGCGCCGGATCGAGACGCCCGAGCCTCCGCGCGCTCCGCCGCCCGAGCCGCCGCGTCCGTCGGTGATCACCAATCCCGACTGGCAGCGTCGTCCCTCTGGCGAGGACCTGGCCCGGTACTATCCGGACCGGGCCATGCGGATGGAGGTTGAAGGCAGCGCCACCATCAGCTGCCGGGTCACGGCCCGCGGCACGCTGGAGGGCTGCTCGGTCACCGCGGAGTCCCCGGCCGACATGGGCTTCGGCGACGCCGCGATGCGCATGAGCCGCCTCTTCAAGATGCGGCCGCAGACCAAGGACGGCCAGCCCGTCGACGGGGGCACGGTGCGGATCCCGATCCGCTTCACCCTCCCGAGAGGCTGA
- the infA gene encoding translation initiation factor IF-1 — protein sequence MAKEELLEFPGVVSEVLPNATFRVKLENDHEIIAHTAGKMRKNRIRVSAGDKVLVEMTPYDLTKGRITFRVR from the coding sequence ATGGCCAAGGAAGAGCTGCTCGAGTTTCCGGGCGTCGTCAGTGAAGTGCTGCCCAACGCGACGTTCCGCGTGAAGCTCGAGAACGACCACGAGATCATCGCCCACACCGCCGGCAAGATGCGCAAGAACCGCATCCGGGTCTCGGCCGGAGACAAGGTGCTGGTGGAGATGACGCCGTACGACCTGACCAAGGGCCGTATCACCTTCCGCGTCCGCTGA
- a CDS encoding DUF3363 domain-containing protein, with protein MLVREAIQARLPEPNAGYERTAAARLPAFLKSDQLRVRTLLLQRLSASRLFAIGDRAGVLSTAQRRSGRSFRLDLRQRVIVKALVSKHTGHGAARGEALARHVAYLGRSGAGVDGARPAFFDRATDDLDASAATAAWAADRHHFRFIVSPEHGERISDLTGYTREVMRRVAADLGQPTLQWLGTCHFDTDQPHAHVLVRGRQANGRDLVIPRDYIAYGFRARAQEVAQELLGDLSRANAERRIWRETHADRFTGFDRRLLASADGDGLVDDGLGQGGAWAALLRGRLRHLEALGLATRQGRRYRLDPSLEPQLRALQLKRDIIRTLHARRLEGGRKVRELGVGERVRGRVVATGEHDELGALRWVVVRDAEGAERYTRLAFRSDAMRVGQTAELVGGLQGAQVIGRTRSSGLSR; from the coding sequence ATGCTGGTGCGCGAGGCGATCCAAGCCCGCCTGCCGGAGCCGAACGCCGGGTACGAACGGACGGCGGCGGCGCGCCTGCCGGCCTTCCTCAAGTCCGATCAGCTGCGGGTCCGCACGCTGCTGCTGCAGCGGCTGTCCGCGTCCCGCCTGTTCGCGATCGGCGACCGCGCGGGCGTGCTCAGCACCGCGCAGCGGCGTTCAGGCCGGTCGTTCCGGCTAGACCTGCGGCAACGGGTGATCGTCAAGGCGCTGGTTTCCAAGCACACCGGCCACGGCGCCGCCCGCGGCGAGGCCCTGGCCAGGCACGTGGCCTATCTCGGCCGGTCAGGGGCGGGCGTAGACGGAGCCCGGCCCGCCTTCTTCGATCGAGCGACGGACGATCTGGACGCATCCGCCGCCACCGCTGCCTGGGCGGCCGACCGGCACCACTTCCGCTTCATCGTCTCGCCCGAACACGGGGAGCGGATTTCCGACCTGACGGGCTACACACGCGAGGTGATGCGCCGGGTGGCGGCCGACCTGGGTCAGCCCACGCTGCAGTGGTTGGGGACCTGCCACTTCGACACGGATCAGCCGCACGCCCACGTGCTGGTGCGGGGAAGGCAGGCGAACGGCAGGGATCTGGTGATCCCGCGCGACTACATCGCCTATGGCTTCCGCGCGCGGGCGCAGGAGGTCGCTCAGGAACTGTTGGGCGACCTGTCGCGCGCCAATGCGGAGCGGCGGATCTGGCGTGAGACCCATGCCGATCGCTTCACGGGCTTCGATCGCCGCCTGCTAGCCTCGGCGGACGGCGACGGCCTTGTCGACGACGGGTTGGGACAGGGCGGGGCCTGGGCGGCGCTGCTGCGGGGCCGCCTGCGCCACCTCGAGGCGCTGGGGCTCGCCACGCGTCAGGGCCGGCGCTATCGGCTCGATCCGTCGCTGGAGCCTCAACTCCGCGCCCTGCAGCTGAAGCGCGACATCATCCGGACCCTTCATGCGCGCCGGCTGGAGGGCGGCCGAAAAGTTCGGGAGCTGGGCGTCGGCGAGCGGGTCCGCGGGCGTGTCGTCGCGACCGGCGAGCACGATGAGCTCGGCGCGCTCCGCTGGGTGGTGGTGCGCGACGCCGAGGGCGCGGAGCGCTACACGCGGCTGGCCTTCCGAAGCGACGCAATGCGAGTGGGCCAGACGGCGGAGCTGGTGGGGGGCCTACAAGGCGCCCAGGTGATCGGCCGCACCCGGTCTTCGGGTCTTTCCCGCTGA
- a CDS encoding SH3 domain-containing protein — protein MRNSTKTFGGGMAAAMLAGALAFGGATSANAGVTGCSAPGGKQEVGAVLGAVVGGLIGNKVGGRQPGLETVVGAGAGAAAGSAIGCELQKDRVEARYGSTYKRDGYRLSSDIAPARYSKIGGTFVATTGVNLRAAPTTGSARVGRLRAGERFEALAEVRGTDWILVGHDGVGVGYVRNDFVRPEGRRYAYGY, from the coding sequence ATGCGCAATTCGACCAAGACCTTCGGCGGCGGCATGGCCGCTGCGATGCTCGCCGGCGCCCTGGCCTTCGGCGGCGCGACGAGCGCCAACGCCGGCGTGACCGGCTGCTCGGCTCCGGGCGGAAAGCAGGAGGTCGGGGCCGTGCTCGGCGCCGTCGTCGGCGGCCTCATCGGCAACAAGGTGGGCGGCCGCCAGCCCGGTCTCGAGACGGTGGTCGGCGCGGGCGCCGGCGCAGCCGCCGGCTCGGCGATCGGATGCGAACTGCAGAAGGACCGGGTCGAAGCCCGCTACGGCTCGACCTACAAGCGGGACGGCTACCGCCTCTCGTCGGACATCGCGCCTGCCCGCTACAGCAAGATCGGCGGGACGTTCGTGGCGACCACGGGCGTGAACCTGCGGGCTGCGCCCACGACCGGTTCGGCGCGGGTGGGCCGCCTGCGGGCCGGCGAGCGGTTCGAGGCGCTGGCCGAGGTTCGCGGAACGGACTGGATTCTGGTGGGCCATGACGGCGTCGGCGTGGGCTACGTCCGCAACGACTTCGTCCGGCCCGAGGGTCGCCGGTACGCCTACGGCTACTGA
- a CDS encoding DUF2493 domain-containing protein, translating into MTFSLHAFSSSDTAFDVQAAALEDPRPHPTEAALVQLGQALITELLDLVGDTALEDVQTILCESLIGAFHSAAGRIEREADRARDRVRVLERDFDGSEMADTELQAATRETRAADVAQAAAELVRDAAAEAYAVQTGQVWTAWRGSRRGTRLTAAELEAKQVARAAARRKSGEADVRGPIVALRAAPFADGAEDARRIFDALNWAQAQWPDMVLATTGARGAERLAIRWAQQKRVTLVLARADFDRHGKAAPFRANDELLALEPVCCLTLAQSLEGERRGRSQPFGPALNLAQQAQARGLRHVAIRAKAA; encoded by the coding sequence ATGACCTTCTCCCTTCACGCCTTCTCGTCCTCGGACACCGCCTTCGACGTCCAGGCCGCGGCGCTGGAAGACCCGCGGCCGCATCCCACGGAAGCGGCGCTCGTGCAGCTGGGCCAGGCCCTGATCACCGAACTGCTCGACCTCGTGGGCGACACCGCCCTGGAGGACGTGCAGACGATCCTCTGCGAAAGCCTGATCGGGGCGTTCCATTCGGCGGCGGGGCGGATCGAGCGCGAGGCCGACCGGGCGCGCGACCGCGTGCGCGTCCTGGAGCGCGACTTCGACGGGTCCGAGATGGCCGACACCGAGCTGCAGGCGGCCACTCGGGAGACCCGGGCGGCGGACGTGGCCCAGGCGGCGGCCGAGCTCGTGCGCGACGCGGCGGCCGAGGCCTACGCGGTGCAGACCGGCCAGGTCTGGACGGCCTGGCGCGGCAGCCGGCGCGGGACGCGGCTGACGGCGGCGGAGCTGGAGGCCAAGCAGGTGGCCCGGGCGGCGGCGCGACGGAAGTCCGGCGAAGCGGACGTGAGGGGGCCGATCGTGGCCTTACGGGCGGCGCCGTTCGCGGACGGCGCGGAGGACGCCCGGCGGATCTTCGACGCCCTGAACTGGGCCCAGGCCCAGTGGCCGGACATGGTGCTGGCGACGACCGGCGCCCGCGGCGCGGAGCGGCTGGCGATCCGCTGGGCGCAGCAGAAGCGCGTCACCCTGGTGCTCGCCCGGGCCGACTTCGACCGCCACGGCAAGGCGGCCCCCTTCCGGGCCAACGACGAGCTGCTGGCGCTGGAGCCGGTCTGCTGCCTCACCCTGGCGCAGTCGCTGGAGGGCGAGCGCCGCGGGCGATCGCAACCGTTCGGGCCGGCCCTGAACCTGGCGCAGCAGGCCCAGGCGCGCGGGCTGCGGCATGTCGCCATCCGGGCCAAGGCGGCCTAG